GTGCGCTGTGCGGCGGCGGGACTCTTAGTACCAGCCGTTGGCCTGCCAGAACGCCCAGGCGGCGTTCGGGGAGCCGTAGCGCTCGTTCATGTAGTTCAGGCCCCACTTGATCTGCGTGGCCGGGTTGGTCTTCCAGTCGGAACCGGCCGAGGACATCTTCGAGGCCGGCAGGGCCTGGACCAGGCCGTAGGCGCCGCTGGACGAGTTCGTGGCGCTGGGGTTCCAGCCGGACTCGTGGGTGACGATCTTGCTGAAGGACGCGTACTGCGAGGCGGGGACGATGTCACGAGCGAGCTCCTGCGGGCTGGCGGCGGAAGCCGAGCCCGTCGTACCGAGCACCGCGCCCGACGCGCCCAGCAGCACGGCTGCGGTGGCGGCGAAGGTCTTCTTGCGGGCGGCGATGCGGGTGGTGAGCGAGCTGATCAACGTTTCTACCTAACGTCGGGAACAAGGGCCGCGCCGGGCGATTTCGGCAAGCCGGAACCAGAGCCCGGGAGACCCGGGAACTGGGGGGAACCGGCCGTCCGAGGCGCTGTGGTGAGCACCGGCTGCCTGGCGACGAGCTCTACGAAACCAGGGCCTGAGCGCCGACGCAACGACCCCCTGTACGAGGAAGGGTCGGACCCGGGCGGAAGGTCCCGGGGGTGGGCTTGCGGGATTTCCGCAGGTCATGCCCGGGTGTGGGGTGATTTGGACCGGTGTGTACGGCTACTACTACGGCTCGTACGTGACGTAGGTCCTGTGGGGCGGCTCACCCGGAGAGGCCTTTTCCGGGCCTTCGAATGTGACCTGGGCCTCGAAGTTCGCCCGTCGAGTCGCACGGCGGAGGGCCTTCAGAAGCGTGGATCCGATGGTGAGGGTGAGGACGACGGTGAGGACGGCGCGGCCAAGGTCCCAGCCGAGGGAGGTGGCGACGACAAAGGCGAGGAAGCGGACCAGGTTCTCGTGGAGCGGGGCGCCCGGCACGAAGGAGACCCCGCTGCCCAGGCCCTGGAGCAGGACCCAGCCCTGGAGGTTCATGACCGTTCCGTACGCGAACGCCGCCACGAAGCCGTACACGGAGAGCATCAGCAGCTCACCCCGGCCCCGGAGCCGCTGCGGGGCAGGGAGCAGCCCGGCGCCCATCGTGAACCAGCCCATCGAGAGCATCTGGAACGGCATCCAGGGGCCCACCCCGCCCGTGAGCAGGGCCGACGCGAACAGCGTCACCGCGCCGAGGACGAAGCCGAAGCCCGGGCCGAGGACCCGGCCGCTCAGCACCATCAGGAAGAACATCGGCTCAAGGCCCACCGTCCCCGCCCCGAGCGGGCGGAGCGCGGCCCCCACGGCGGCGAGCACCCCCAGCATCGCGACGGCCTTCGCGTCCATCCCGCAGTCCGCGATCGTCGCGATCACGACCGCGACGAGCAGGGGCAGGAGGGCGGC
The sequence above is a segment of the Streptomyces sp. NBC_01255 genome. Coding sequences within it:
- a CDS encoding transglycosylase SLT domain-containing protein, coding for MISSLTTRIAARKKTFAATAAVLLGASGAVLGTTGSASAASPQELARDIVPASQYASFSKIVTHESGWNPSATNSSSGAYGLVQALPASKMSSAGSDWKTNPATQIKWGLNYMNERYGSPNAAWAFWQANGWY
- a CDS encoding ECF transporter S component, whose translation is MRQATSGRPVRLGPRSVAALVLVSLIGVAAFTWPLFADAGSAVTSHAGDAPWLFAALLPLLVAVVIATIADCGMDAKAVAMLGVLAAVGAALRPLGAGTVGLEPMFFLMVLSGRVLGPGFGFVLGAVTLFASALLTGGVGPWMPFQMLSMGWFTMGAGLLPAPQRLRGRGELLMLSVYGFVAAFAYGTVMNLQGWVLLQGLGSGVSFVPGAPLHENLVRFLAFVVATSLGWDLGRAVLTVVLTLTIGSTLLKALRRATRRANFEAQVTFEGPEKASPGEPPHRTYVTYEP